A stretch of Lachancea thermotolerans CBS 6340 chromosome D complete sequence DNA encodes these proteins:
- the PTP2 gene encoding tyrosine protein phosphatase PTP2 (similar to uniprot|P29461 Saccharomyces cerevisiae YOR208W PTP2 Phosphotyrosine-specific protein phosphatase involved in the inactivation of mitogen- activated protein kinase (MAPK) during osmolarity sensing dephosporylates Hog1p MAPK and regulates its localization localized to the nucleus), protein MSQAHLGMRHSGTAVHLGSPKNQAFMNTAATCVDLTKGQYYAAHVQPCESLGDARQLENALFIDLSQCGTQLPLPNCKQVHLKFPSTLLRRPKFQFSQLVQTLDHETQRVLEEEVPRRSTYVFYDEGSSLQSCSFNTSHILAKIVPYLYQQQRDIRLFFLQGGAAQPQEKPAHQHPPFARPPHPTSTRSSSGIRKAAPSKHNMNLKITIPSRNLRTDNSNYMFIQSFKKDSVHYSPDSLQKYFTFHMPSKIESDDQTLPAWLKSFSKDGNKNLLRILTSFEHLEKLEVQRLERCLQSFKDEQGSQTGRDARPPVANDNSSRSQRPRVEKLYSFREMQKQFQPNRHDYDSDNDSYHQSEEAKLKMDISEELNDGENKKMLLKLKKAKEDFNPYSSDTKDSEECSDVAREAGTNEDDEEVAETPMDDYLLTRGIQSFTKNRYSNILPYEHSRVKLEPSPIWAENKNDQFANTGAPGPKSPAGCTVRRRRNSYFSQDCSNDRDAEQACPPRQENSRSSLMPPSMSLESRSSAASPHKSASESESFNDYFNANYLKIPQINPDYNYIATQAPLPSTLDDFWKVVIANNVKVIISLNSDDELSLRKWDVYWNSSTLKKFDVRVNKTYENVAGVEGCILRVFDVRRHISYEASSAEGPKNSGSANTVKSESNDSSAQGFEGNENSKNSSDSKFSPSYTVCQLQYTKWLDSCGIVMSDVLKLHRIKTYLSSDAEGFIKSVQDGKVYEAIMKSDNEVPKNISAFDQKKNEVSAPVLVHCSAGCGRTGVFITLDYLLNVLEHPTDRSNRIDVWNMSQDLIYIIVNELRKQRISMVQNLTQYITCYEGILEYFGLRKSAGRDATVY, encoded by the coding sequence ATGAGCCAGGCCCATCTCGGAATGCGACACAGCGGCACAGCGGTGCACCTAGGCTCCCCGAAGAACCAGGCGTTTATGAACACCGCCGCGACGTGCGTCGACCTCACCAAGGGCCAGTATTATGCCGCCCATGTCCAGCCCTGCGAGTCGCTAGGCGACGCCAGGCAGCTTGAGAATGCGCTCTTCATTGACCTTTCGCAGTGCGGAACACAGCTTCCGCTCCCGAACTGTAAACAAGTGCATTTGAAGTTTCCTTCAACTTTGCTACGACGCCCCAAGTTCCAATTCTCGCAACTGGTTCAGACGTTGGATCACGAAACACAACGGGTgctcgaagaagaggtgCCGCGCAGATCGACGTATGTTTTTTACGACGAGGGAAGCTCGCTTCAGAGCTGCTCCTTCAATACCAGTCACATCCTTGCGAAAATCGTTCCCTATTTAtaccaacagcagcgcgacATCcgcctcttctttttgcagGGAGGCGCGGCTCAACCACAAGAGAAGCCTGCGCATCAGCATCCGCCATTTGCGCGCCCACCCCATCCGACAAGCACACGATCTTCTTCGGGGATCCGCAAGGCGGCCCCCAGCAAGCACAAtatgaatttgaagattACAATACCATCTCGCAATCTTCGCACCGATAATTCTAATTACATGTTCATCCaatcattcaaaaaggacTCCGTACACTACTCTCCAGacagccttcaaaagtACTTCACCTTTCATATGCCTTCGAAGATTGAATCAGATGATCAAACGCTGCCTGCctggctcaaaagcttttcaaaagatgGCAACAAAAACCTACTTCGCATTTTAACGTCTTTCGAGcacttggaaaagcttgaggtCCAGAGGCTGGAGCGGTGCTTACAGTCCTtcaaagatgaacaagGCTCTCAAACCGGCAGAGATGCTAGACCTCCTGTAGCCAATGACAATTCAAGTCGTTCGCAGCGTCCTAGGGTTGAGAAGCTGTACTCGTTTCGCGAAATGCAAAAACAGTTTCAACCAAACAGGCACGACTATGATTCTGACAACGATAGCTATCACCAGAGCGAAGAAGCCAAGCTAAAAATGGATATCAGCGAGGAGCTGAATGACggagaaaacaaaaaaatgcttctgaaactgaaaaaggcTAAAGAGGATTTCAATCCTTATTCCTCTGATACTAAGGACAGCGAAGAATGTTCAGACGTTGCACGCGAAGCTGGGACGAAcgaggatgatgaagaggtTGCAGAGACTCCTATGGATGATTATCTTCTGACACGAGGCATACAATCTTTCACGAAAAACCGCTATTCCAACATTTTACCTTACGAGCATTCCCGCGTGAAGCTGGAACCTTCACCAATATGGGCAGAAAACAAGAATGACCAATTCGCTAACACTGGTGCCCCGGGCCCCAAATCGCCGGCCGGTTGCACTGTACGAAGAAGGCGCAACTCTTACTTCTCCCAAGACTGTTCAAACGATAGAGACGCAGAACAGGCGTGTCCACCAAGGCAAGAAAATAgcagaagctctttgatgCCTCCTTCTATGTCATTAGAATCGCGAAGCTCTGCGGCATCTCCTCATAAATCTGCATCTGAGAGCGAGTCGTTTAATGATTATTTCAACGCAAATTACCTGAAAATTCCTCAAATCAACCCTGACTATAATTATATTGCTACACAGGCTCCACTTCCCTCCACCTTGGATGATTTTTGGAAGGTTGTGATAGCGAACAATGTTAAGGTCATTATATCACTAAACTCTGACGACGAGCTTAGCTTACGAAAATGGGACGTATACTGGAATTCCAGCAcgctgaagaaatttgacGTTCGTGTTAACAAAACGTATGAAAACGTGGCCGGCGTAGAAGGTTGCATACTGAGAGTTTTCGATGTTAGGCGCCATATATCTTATGAAGCAAGCTCAGCGGAAGGGCCAAAGAATTCCGGTAGTGCTAACACTGTCAAGAGCGAGAGCAACGATAGCTCCGCACAAGGCTTCGAAGGTAATGAAAACAGCAAAAATAGCAGTGACAGCAAATTCAGCCCTAGTTACACGGTTTGCCAATTGCAGTATACAAAATGGCTTGATTCTTGCGGGATTGTTATGAGTGATGTGTTAAAGCTTCATCGTATCAAAACTTACTTATCCAGCGACGCCGAAggtttcatcaaaagcgTTCAAGATGGGAAGGTTTATGAAGCTATAATGAAATCTGACAATGAGGTTCCAAAGAACATCAGCGCTTTCGATCAGAAAAAGAATGAAGTTAGTGCACCCGTGCTAGTACATTGCTCTGCTGGTTGTGGACGAACTGGGGTGTTTATTACACTTGACTATCTCTTGAATGTGCTGGAACACCCGACAGATCGTTCAAATCGTATTGACGTTTGGAATATGTCCCAGGATTTGATTTACATTATCGTTAATGAGCTAAGGAAACAAAGAATTTCAATGGTTCAAAACCTTACGCAGTACATCACTTGCTATGAGGGGATACTTGAATACTTCGGATTACGCAAAAGCGCTGGGCGCGATGCAACTGTTTACTGA
- the KAP120 gene encoding karyopherin KAP120 (similar to uniprot|Q02932 Saccharomyces cerevisiae YPL125W KAP120 Karyopherin with a role in the assembly or export of 60S ribosomal subunits): MGDGSLALTELDLVQVLGQASDPRHAGSQAQRFAEQQLKLWETQKGFHFLLQSVYLNLSCPLDVRWLAIIQFKNGVEKYWRSTRINAIGKDEKASIRARLFDLIDENNNQLGIQNSQAAARIARLDFPGDWPTLFEDLEHLLGTEAIWQDNVRMFNLLLIMNQMIKTLATARIGRCRPAMQSKSPLVFPLLVRTYLKAFNEWTSAASVDEESLSQIQVSYLALKVLRRLVTEGCETPHRNVSIAEFLQISINHFELLMTHFDNYKGFDNFEKFVRCYGKLYYSLICASPSNFILLPCSLQVLTAFTKLLIERAPDVYRENAEVDGNFWEQIAIRSFLILKRLINFIHKKGAVTIKAKNDKYEVDVAVKRITSEFLNENLIKKWVDLLMDWYLKLRKSDLEDWSLDPEEWINEQLATSYEYQIRPCAENFFQDLINSFPDLLVPYLLNKIQTEASSLNNSVEDLLKKDAIFASFQLSATSISEAVDFDTLLVNVFLPEALNPQQLPEFSKIVKRRVALVINEWSTIKCSEESKQACYKFFYKILTEEEDKVVRLTAIQSLRTLVDDWNFDKNSFQPYLDDFVVVLLKRTLPSVSLTETRLYVLNTLSDIIVQTKPLVSRNLLVEILQVVPELWELSMNDSSESILANALLRLLRRAIDSLGKNSPATWQISLPITLAACDPSSPQYSLLYEDGFELWQSLLQNYSPSEQALDETFFKLVPFLKNAVQNQTEILPTLLEIVKSYALVLPESQFLNNECFFFAFSHLSGYLLKLRDDSFDIVLSILDILTLARDPDNDRLLLEFLLETGMLPSIFNALFREDQISLFQAGQLLQTIARIAYFDPGSIIQLLERYRSALPTSERNSLLPLEERKALSVETPLENVINKLVTIWILCFKDFFDPRVRKIHILGLSSMLRTQYPAVISEIASIVSLWVEFLEETNETTNGDCEKYYINDPAYGESQDDSEEHILTCEHQRLQKLVSERDPAHNVSLKEHITYTLQYLETEMGPQFQTLLSSVDEALIQDLRLFLSIPAQK, translated from the coding sequence ATGGGTGATGGTTCACTAGCTTTGACGGAACTGGATTTAGTTCAGGTCTTGGGGCAGGCCAGTGATCCAAGGCATGCGGGTTCGCAGGCACAAAGATTTGCCGAACAGCAGCTTAAGCTATGGGAGACTCAAAAAGGCTTCCATTTCCTACTGCAGTCTGTTTATCTCAATCTATCGTGTCCTCTGGATGTTAGGTGGCTTGCCATTATtcaattcaaaaatggaGTCGAGAAGTACTGGCGAAGTACCCGTATCAACGCCATTGGTAAAGATGAGAAGGCCTCCATTAGAGCCAGGCTGTTTGATCTCATTGACGAAAACAATAATCAGCTTGGGATTCAAAACTCACAAGCGGCGGCGCGTATTGCCCGTCTAGATTTCCCTGGTGATTGGCCAACTCTTTTCGAAGACCTCGAACATCTACTTGGCACAGAGGCTATATGGCAAGACAATGTTAGGATGTTCAATCTTTTGTTAATTATGAACCAAATGATTAAAACGTTAGCTACAGCACGAATTGGCAGATGTCGACCTGCGATGCAAAGCAAATCACCTCTGGTTTTTCCTCTCCTTGTGAGGACGTACCTGAAGGCCTTTAACGAGTGGACGTCGGCTGCAAGTGTCGATGAGGAAAGTCTTTCTCAGATCCAAGTTTCCTACCTAGCGCTCAAGGTTTTACGGCGCTTGGTCACCGAGGGGTGTGAGACACCTCATAGAAACGTGTCTATTGCGGAGTTTTTGCAGATATCCATTAATCACTTCGAGCTTCTGATGACACATTTTGATAATTATAAAGGATTTGAcaattttgagaaatttgTGAGATGTTATGGGAAGCTGTACTATAGTTTGATATGCGCATCCCCGTCAAATTTCATTCTTTTGCCTTGCTCCCTACAAGTGCTGACAGCATTCACAAAATTACTGATCGAGAGAGCGCCTGATGTGTACCGTGAGAATGCTGAAGTCGACGGAAATTTTTGGGAGCAGATAGCTATCAGatcatttttgatcttaAAGCGTCTAATCAACTTCATACACAAAAAGGGCGCTGTGACAATCAAAGCGAAAAATGATAAATATGAAGTGGATGTTGCGGTGAAAAGAATTACatcagaatttttgaacGAGAATTTGATCAAGAAATGGGTTGACCTTTTAATGGACTGGTACTTGAAACTCAGAAAATCTGATCTTGAAGATTGGTCGCTCGATCCCGAGGAGTGGATAAATGAGCAACTTGCCACTAGTTATGAATACCAGATCAGGCCTTGTGCTGAaaatttctttcaagatcttaTCAATTCGTTCCCTGACCTTTTAGTTCCTTATTTGCTCAATAAGATTCAGACGGAAGcgagctctttgaataATAGCGTCGAAGATTTACTAAAAAAGGACGCAATCTTTGCAAGTTTTCAGTTGAGCGCAACATCTATCAGCGAAGCTGTTGACTTTGATACGCTTCTCGTAAATGTTTTCCTGCCGGAGGCATTAAATCCCCAACAACTCCCAGAGTTCTCAAAGATAGTTAAAAGAAGAGTTGCGCTAGTTATAAATGAGTGGTCTACTATCAAATGTTCTGAAGAAAGTAAGCAAGCTTGCTACAAGTTCTTTTATAAGATTTTGacggaagaggaagatAAAGTGGTCCGTTTGACAGCAATCCAGAGCTTAAGGACATTGGTTGATGACTGGAATTTTGACAAAAACTCGTTCCAACCCTACCTTGATGATTTCGTTGTGGTATTACTCAAGAGAACCTTACCATCTGTATCCCTTACTGAAACGCGACTCTACGTTCTTAATACACTTAGTGACATTATCGTACAAACAAAGCCTCTTGTTAGCAGGAATTTACTAGTGgaaattcttcaagttgTTCCCGAACTGTGGGAACTTTCTATGAATGATTCTAGTGAATCTATATTAGCCAACGCTTTGTTGAGGTTGCTAAGACGCGCAATCGACTCCCTGGGCAAAAATTCCCCAGCTACCTGGCAGATATCTCTCCCCATAACGCTAGCTGCATGCGATCCTTCGTCACCTCAGTATTCCCTTCTATATGAGGATGGCTTTGAACTCTGGCAGAGCCTTTTACAAAACTACTCCCCCAGTGAACAAGCGCTTGATGaaactttcttcaagttggttccgtttttgaaaaacgcTGTCCAAAATCAAACCGAGATTCTTCCCACTTTGTTAGAAATCGTTAAGAGCTATGCACTTGTTTTGCCAGAAAGTCAATTCTTGAATAATGagtgctttttttttgcgttTTCTCACCTTTCAGGATATCTTCTGAAACTTCGCGATGATTCCTTTGATATTGTACTCTCAATTTTGGATATTCTCACTTTGGCGCGGGATCCAGATAATGATAGACTTTTGCTTGAATTTTTGCTCGAAACGGGAATGTTGCCCTCGATCTTCAATGCGCTATTCCGTGAAGACCAAATTTCGCTCTTTCAAGCAGGTCAATTGTTGCAAACAATTGCAAGAATAGCCTACTTTGACCCAGGTTCAATCATTCAATTATTAGAGCGATACAGATCAGCCCTGCCAACCTCCGAACGTAATTCGTTGCTTCCTTTAGAGGAAAGAAAGGCCCTTTCTGTAGAAACACCTTTGGAGAATGTGATAAACAAGTTAGTGACTATATGGATTCTTTGTTTTaaagacttttttgatcCACGGGTCAGGAAAATTCACATTTTAGGGTTATCTAGCATGCTGAGAACGCAATACCCCGCTGTTATTTCAGAAATTGCTAGCATTGTTTCTTTGTGGGTTGAATTCCTCGAAGAAACGAATGAGACGACCAACGGGGATTGCGAAAAGTATTACATTAACGACCCAGCATACGGTGAATCTCAAGACGATTCAGAAGAGCACATATTGACATGCGAACACCAAAGGCTTCAGAAGCTTGTTAGTGAGAGAGATCCTGCTCATAACGtaagcttgaaagaacacATAACTTACACTTTGCAATATCTTGAGACAGAAATGGGGCCTCAATTTCAAACGTTACTATCTTCTGTAGACGAAGCGTTGATCCAGGACCTACGCCTCTTTCTATCAATACCCGCTCAAAAATAG
- the NPT1 gene encoding nicotinate phosphoribosyltransferase (highly similar to uniprot|P39683 Saccharomyces cerevisiae YOR209C NPT1 Nicotinate phosphoribosyltransferase), producing MTGPVIKSLLDTDMYKLTMYAAVLQNMPDAEVIYKYTNRSSHMTFNKEAIEWLEQEVRVLGDLKFGKDEIEYLKTAIPYLPDEFLKYISNGQPKICPSDQISLSTEPADAPERYHIKIQVKGLWRDTILYEIPLLSLISEAYFKFVDTDWTYENQEERAYQKAKKLIENDINFSEFGSRRRRSLEAQDLVLKGIIKAVEETGEKGRKCFAGTSNVLFAKKYGVKPVGTVAHEWMMGVASVTKDYVNANKLAMDYWIKTFGPENAGLALTDTFGTDNFLKTFIPPYSDYYAGVRQDSGDPVQYAKKIAHHYFDVLKYPRFSKLICFSDSLNPEKAIQYSQAAHDCGLKATFGIGTNFTNDFHSSEDSVKVSEPLNIVIKLLEVNGNPAIKISDNMGKNMGDPRTVRRVKEELGYIERTWAGDNEAHRWAS from the coding sequence ATGACGGGGCCTGTCATCAAGTCCTTGCTGGATACTGACATGTACAAATTGACGATGTATGCAGCTGTTCTCCAAAATATGCCCGATGCTGAGGTAATTTATAAATATACCAACAGGTCTTCACACATGACATTTAATAAGGAGGCAATTGAATGGCTAGAGCAGGAAGTTCGCGTGCTAGGCGATTTGAAATTTGGCAAAGACGAAATTGAGTATTTGAAAACAGCGATCCCATACTTGCCagatgagtttttgaagtacaTATCAAATGGCCAGCCAAAGATATGCCCCAGCGACCAAATTAGCCTTTCGACTGAGCCTGCAGATGCTCCAGAGAGGTACCATATCAAAATTCAGGTCAAGGGGCTTTGGAGAGATACAATTCTTTACGAAATTCCTTTGCTGTCTTTGATATCAGAGGCTtacttcaagtttgttgaCACTGACTGGACCTATGAAAACCAGGAGGAACGCGCCTACCAAAAGGCTAAGAAGCTGATTGAAAACGACATCAATTTCAGCGAATTCGGGAGCAGACGTCGGCGATCTTTGGAAGCTCAAGATTTGGTATTAAAGGGAATCATTAAGGCAGTCGAGGAGACAGGTGAAAAGGGTAGGAAATGCTTTGCAGGTACTTCCAATGTGCTCTTTGCCAAGAAGTATGGTGTGAAGCCTGTTGGGACCGTTGCTCACGAGTGGATGATGGGAGTCGCTTCTGTAACAAAAGATTATGTGAACGCTAATAAACTCGCTATGGACTATTGGATTAAAACTTTCGGTCCCGAAAATGCTGGTTTGGCTCTTACTGATACATTTGGTACCGACAACTTTCTCAAGACCTTTATTCCACCCTATTCCGATTACTACGCAGGCGTTAGGCAAGATTCTGGCGATCCAGTGCAGTACGCCAAAAAAATTGCACACCACTATTTTGATGTATTGAAGTACCCACGATTCTCAAAGCTTATCTGCTTTTCTGATTCATTGAATCCGGAAAAAGCTATTCAATATTCTCAGGCTGCACACGATTGTGGTTTGAAGGCAACTTTTGGGATTGGCACAAATTTCACCAATGATTTCCATAGTTCTGAAGACAGTGTAAAGGTTAGCGAACCTCTTAATATTGTTATCAAACTGTTGGAAGTCAATGGTAATCCTGCTATCAAAATCTCAGACAATATGGGCAAGAATATGGGGGACCCACGCACTGTTCGTAGGGTGAAGGAGGAACTTGGATATATTGAACGTACATGGGCGGGTGATAATGAGGCTCACAGATGGGCCTCTTAG
- the NAN1 gene encoding Nan1p (similar to uniprot|Q02931 YPL126W Saccharomyces cerevisiae NAN1 U3 snoRNP protein component of the small (ribosomal) subunit (SSU) processosome containing U3), translated as MGQSVVHQKYKLSVVSGGKLVLPRASNRSCCNKSVTLLTRDETCVVVPFNNQIKVYSLETSQCVKTLKFANNAVLSRLFLGADAASICDLALGDLTLAEGGTADGAHSDDTFDFSVITSVGDVVVLNYKGKLADEPKVIQLGTLQPNEQVVKLFRFGGRVSVLTSEAETSATYTYRIYSYDNSERKLSERKRFEHVLLSAWSSNDKFLCLLAKGQNSKKVLYLEDIHDQIDSKTLPLPSIASASASSNAHFATVMALDHQGSQLAVGYASGVINVINLTDQSTRLLKWHIDSVLSLCFTSDGTYLLSGGWEKVLSFWQLSTNLQQFLPRLNGVVVDCNILHDKFYSLGLQFADNQSNSDYQLLLLNSTDLKSRIAISGPLCVFQTAVRDVVYPVSAVSSKASASSADLQKANKKQQRKLLKRRRQDFSSVFEIQPSTKHLYFPHTSAVQIFDFYKNEQIHYQYLASGLNNSMGKVRSELNLKDPVIADVKFTKDGNWMISYEVEYPPEGLLSSNDFSHVLKFWRMSASGEWELQTKVLSPHGLKTPITSILVAPRSVNNSLGCLTSDNNGGLKYWSFDEVLNNWALSKVAVPSVNHFSNSVELAWSLDGSLIFHAFDDKVTVIEFAAFKKFYEDSAKALNEFTMDSAIQSIMLVNDSNLIVATQTSLNSINLLLGVVESSFDLYPFVNGVYKNGHASRLISCDEKNGRVALVVNHKTLDAEGRPTLNYASHVLVFNSDLSQKLGAFEHDEYISCIRWNFDTDFIFLDTKNRLGVVSTTTSPEMLDEVDKEGALDQLASNEFEIELQKLTRAQKAQGLEPETDEKEEALLDFINGDKSGKLINMNSFTSMFENIENVQMDTLFDRVMKVIT; from the coding sequence ATGGGACAATCAGTTGTACATCAGAAGTACAAGTTATCGGTGGTTTCCGGCGGTAAACTTGTGCTGCCGCGCGCTTCAAACCGGTCATGCTGCAACAAGTCTGTCACACTATTGACCCGCGACGAAACATGCGTGGTGGTACCATTCAACAACCAAATCAAGGTTTATTCATTGGAAACAAGTCAATGCGTCAAAACCCTCAAATTTGCGAACAATGCGGTACTCTCGCGTTTGTTCTTAGGTGCGGACGCGGCGTCGATCTGTGATTTGGCGCTGGGCGACTTGACGCTAGCCGAGGGCGGCACAGCAGACGGTGCTCACTCAGACGATACATTCGATTTCAGCGTGATCACATCTGTAGGGGATGTGGTGGTGCTCAACTACAAGGGAAAGTTGGCAGACGAGCCCAAGGTTATCCAGTTAGGCACGCTACAGCCCAATGAGCAAGTTGTTAAACTTTTCAGATTTGGAGGAAGGGTATCAGTCCTGACGTCAGAAGCTGAGACTTCGGCTACTTACACATACCGCATCTACAGCTACGACAACTCTGAGAGAAAGCTGAGCGAGAGAAAACGCTTTGAGCATGTGCTTTTATCAGCCTGGTCATCGAACGATAAATTTCTGTGCTTGTTGGCGAAGGGCCAAAACTCGAAAAAGGTGCTGTATCTCGAGGACATCCATGATCAAATTGACAGCAAAACGCTGCCTTTGCCGTCGATAGCATCTGCATCTGCATCGTCCAATGCCCATTTCGCCACAGTAATGGCACTCGACCACCAAGGTTCCCAGCTAGCAGTGGGATACGCTTCTGGTGTAATCAATGTCATAAATTTAACGGATCAATCTACCCGGCTACTGAAATGGCATATTGACTCTGTACTGTCTTTATGCTTTACCTCAGATGGGACATACTTGCTTTCTGGTGGCTGggaaaaggttttgagTTTCTGGCAGCTTTCGACAAACCTGCAGCAATTTCTCCCTAGATTGAACGGTGTAGTTGTGGATTGCAACATTCTTCATGATAAATTCTATTCTCTAGGCCTGCAGTTTGCGGATAACCAATCAAACTCGGACTACCAACTGCTCCTGCTGAACTCCACTGACCTCAAATCAAGAATCGCAATAAGCGGTCCATTGTGCGTTTTTCAGACGGCAGTCAGAGACGTTGTTTACCCCGTCTCGGCGGTTTCATCTAAAGCGTCGGCATCATCCGCAGATTTGCAAAAAGCTAATAAAAAACAGCAAAGGAAATTgctcaagagaagaaggcaAGACTTCAGTTCCGTATTCGAAATACAGCCCAGTACCAAGCATCTATACTTCCCCCATACTTCTGCTGTCCAAATTTTTGACTTTTACAAAAATGAGCAAATTCACTACCAATACTTAGCATCCGGCCTAAACAACTCAATGGGTAAAGTGCGGTCAGAACTGAACTTAAAAGATCCTGTAATAGCTGATGTGAAGTTTACGAAAGATGGCAACTGGATGATATCTTACGAGGTCGAATATCCTCCTGAGGGACTTCTGTCATCTAACGACTTTTCTCATGTGCTGAAGTTCTGGCGCATGTCAGCAAGCGGCGAGTGGGAACTTCAGACCAAGGTTTTAAGTCCACACGGCCTCAAAACCCCGATAACTAGCATACTTGTCGCTCCAAGATCTGTCAATAACTCCTTAGGCTGCCTTACATCAGATAACAACGGTGGCTTGAAATACTGGTCTTTCGATGAAGTCTTGAACAATTGGGCCCTTTCCAAAGTTGCAGTGCCAAGTGTCAATCACTTCAGTAACTCTGTTGAGCTAGCATGGTCTCTTGACGGTAGCTTAATATTTCATGCTTTTGATGATAAAGTTACAGTTATTGAATTTGCtgcattcaaaaagttttATGAAGATTCTGCAAAGGCTTTAAATGAATTTACAATGGACTCCGCAATTCAGTCAATAATGCTCGTTAACGATTCAAACCTTATTGTTGCTACGCAGACTAGCCTTAACTCTATTAATCTTCTGTTGGGAGTGGTAGAAAGCAGCTTTGACTTATATCCATTTGTCAACGGGGTTTACAAGAATGGTCATGCATCCAGATTGATCAGCTGTGACGAGAAAAATGGCCGTGTGGCGCTTGTGGTAAACCACAAAACCTTGGACGCCGAAGGTAGACCAACCCTGAACTACGCTTCACATGTGCTCGTTTTTAATTCCGACCTATCTCAGAAGCTGGGTGCGTTTGAGCATGATGAATATATCTCTTGTATTCGTTGGAACTTCGATACAGACTTTATTTTCTTGGACACAAAGAATAGGCTTGGTGTTGTCAGTACAACAACGAGTCCAGAGATGCTCGATGAAGTTGACAAGGAGGGCGCGTTGGACCAGTTGGCATCTAACGAGTTTGAGATCgagcttcagaagcttACCCGCGCACAGAAAGCCCAAGGGCTTGAACCAGAAACTGATGAAAAGGAGGaagctcttcttgatttcataAATGGCGATAAATCTGGAAAGCTGATCAACATGAACAGCTTTACGAGCATGTTTGAGAATATCGAGAACGTTCAAATGGACACGCTTTTCGACCGTGTCATGAAGGTTATCACTTAA
- the RPB10 gene encoding DNA-directed RNA polymerase core subunit RPB10 (highly similar to uniprot|P22139 Saccharomyces cerevisiae YOR210W RPB10 RNA polymerase subunit ABC10-beta common to RNA polymerases I II and III) gives MIVPVRCFSCGKVVGDKWEAYLNMLQEDELDEGTALSRLGLKRYCCRRMILTHVDLIEKFLRYNPLEKRD, from the coding sequence ATGATTGTTCCTGTGAGATGTTTTTCCTGCGGCAAAGTCGTGGGCGACAAGTGGGAGGCTTACCTAAATATGCTACAggaagatgagcttgatgaaggAACCGCTCTTTCGAGACTAGGATTGAAGAGATACTGCTGCAGAAGAATGATTCTGACACATGTCGACCTTAttgaaaagtttttgagataCAACCCCTTGGAGAAGAGAGATTAG